A segment of the Synechococcus sp. CBW1002 genome:
GTGCAGCGTTGGCGCAACCGATGGTGCAAGCGCTGGAGGCTGCCCGCCGGCAACCGGTGGCCTATGTGGATGAAACCGGTGCACCGACCGGCAACGCCGACGGCGGCAATCCCAGCGGCAAACGCGGCTGGCAGTGGGTGATGGTCACCCCCGTGGTGACGGTGTTTGTGCAGGGTCTGAGCCGCTCAGCCGCAGCGGCCATGGAGCTGCTGGGCCATGGTTTTGGCGGGATCGTGGTGAGCGATCGCTTCTCGGCTTACAACCACCTGCCCAGCCAGCAACGGCAGCTGTGCTGGGCGCATCTGATCCGTGATCTGAGGGCCATCGCCGAACGTTCCGGTGCCAGCGCCGAGGTCGGACACCAGTTGCTGGAGCTGCAGCACCAGCTGTTTGGCTGCTGGCACCGCTACAGGGAGGGCAGGATCGACTGGTCCGGCTTGCAGCACAGCAGCCGGCCGATCCGTCAGGCCTTTGTCGCCACGCTGCAGCGGGTGGTGGATCTGGGCTGCAATCGCGGGGAACGAACGCCGTGGGCCAGCACGGTGCGTACATGCCAGCAATTGCTGCAACGCAGCGACGCCCTGTGGACTTTCCTCACGACCGAGGGCATCGAGCCCACCAACAACGCGGCGGAACGTGCCCTGCGCCAGTCGGTGATTCAGCGCAAGATCAGCCATGGCGTCCAGTCCCGCCAGGGTGCGATCTGCCGCAGCCGCCTGCTCACAGTCACCACCACCCTGCGGCAACAGGGGCGCGATGTCTGGCAGTTCCTGGAGCAGGCCTGGATCGCTCATCACCGCGGCGGGGTGATGCCATCGCTACTGCCGGCCCTCTGAATTCGCAAACAGGCAGAACGGCCTCTTGATCGCTCAGCGATGCACGATCAGCGTGCAGTCCTGCGGCGGGGCGTCACGACCCCTGAACGCATACGATCGAGCAGGGGAAGCGGATGCAGCAGCTCGAGAGCGAGATCGCGCAGATCGAGATAGAGACCGAGCTGTTCAGGAAAGAGAACGCGCGGCTTGCGCAGATCAACTCCAGGCTCGCGCGCTTCGAGCGGGAGCACTTGTGTGGCTCGACCCCTCCCCCCTCCACAGACGATTTCTCCAGCTGATTGCCACAGAGCTCGCTGATCTCGCCGGCGGTTCTCCCTTGTGATCCAACCGCCGCCTGGATCGCCTGTGACCAACAGATCAGCTTCTGCGAGGACGGCGCTCGCCAGTACCCATTCGTCGTCGGGATCCACTAGGCCCAGCGCGAGGATCGCGGCAGGCCTTGGGGCGATCGGTTGATCGCGGAGCAACACCTCGATGGCGTCGAAGACAACCCGCACGCCGCTCAGGAGATGGCAGCAAACACGTCGTGATCGGTGAGCCAGCCAGCCGCCTCACCAAAAGGCAGGGCCTGGCGCCGCAACCGCTCAAAGCGCATCAGCTGCAGCTGCCTGCGCAGCGCATCGCGCACGATCTCGCCGCGGGAGCGGCGCAGGCGGCCTCGAGCTCCTGCTCCAGGTCGGCTTCCAGGCGGATGGTGAGCGCGTGGGTCTTCACGCAAGACATGGTCGTGCGCACGCAGAAGGAGGTCCGCCCGTGGGCCTCGCTCCAGCCAAGTAAGAGTCTTACCAGAAGCTCGGTGGCCCATGCGCATCACCAGCAAAGGCCAGGTCACCATTCCGCAGGAGATCCGTGAGCGCTGCGGCCTCCTGCCCCACACCAGCGTGCAGTTCCGGGAAGAGAACGGCCGTGTGGTGATTGAAAAAGCCACCCCATCGCCAAGCCCCGGGGAAGACGCCATCCAGCGCCTGCGCCAGGCTCGCGTGCGCACGCGGCTGAGCACCGAGGAGTTGCTCGCCCTCACCAGGGGCGAGGACCCCTGATGGTGCTGGTCGATTCCAACGTGCTTCTCGATGTGATCACGGCGGATCCCATCTGGAGCGGCTGGAGCGCCGAGGCCCTGCAGCGCCATCTCGATGCTGGCCCTGCCGCGATCAACGCGATTGTGGTTGCCGAAATCGCCTTCGCCGTTGAGCGCATTGAAGACGTTGACAACCTCCTGCCATCCCATCTTTATCGCTATCTCTCCATTCCCAGGGAGGCGTCCTTTCTCGCGGCCAGAGCCCACGCGGCCTACCGCGAGCGTGGTGGGCAACGCCAGATGATCCTCCCGGATTTCTTGATTGGCGCCCATGCCCTGGTGGCCGGAATCCCGCTCCTCACCCGAGATCAACGTCGCTACCGCCAGGCCTTCCCAGGGCTCACGCTGATCAGCCCCGACCCAGGCGCCACCGCCGCACGCTGATCGCCACCGCGCTGGCCGATCGCGCCGGTGGCTCGCCCGCTTGATCCAGCGGCTCCTTGGTGGTGCCCGCCGTACAGTGTCCGTACATTTCAGGGGG
Coding sequences within it:
- a CDS encoding type II toxin-antitoxin system VapC family toxin, with protein sequence MVLVDSNVLLDVITADPIWSGWSAEALQRHLDAGPAAINAIVVAEIAFAVERIEDVDNLLPSHLYRYLSIPREASFLAARAHAAYRERGGQRQMILPDFLIGAHALVAGIPLLTRDQRRYRQAFPGLTLISPDPGATAAR
- a CDS encoding IS66 family transposase gives rise to the protein MGSAPAGIAEADWQATPVAVRAFIVAQQQENAELRNQLTALATELASLREQVGRSSRNSSKPPSSDGPGFKPPARRKGSGRKRGAQPGHPGSGPELLPIERVDAVVDHHPDACRRCGSLLAGEDPEPLRHQLIEIPPIAPVVTEHRLHRLVCPCCSTSTCATLPADVDASSYGPRLSALVGLLGSAFPLSVSKTQALLDQLLGVAISRGAIAAIRQRLSAALAQPMVQALEAARRQPVAYVDETGAPTGNADGGNPSGKRGWQWVMVTPVVTVFVQGLSRSAAAAMELLGHGFGGIVVSDRFSAYNHLPSQQRQLCWAHLIRDLRAIAERSGASAEVGHQLLELQHQLFGCWHRYREGRIDWSGLQHSSRPIRQAFVATLQRVVDLGCNRGERTPWASTVRTCQQLLQRSDALWTFLTTEGIEPTNNAAERALRQSVIQRKISHGVQSRQGAICRSRLLTVTTTLRQQGRDVWQFLEQAWIAHHRGGVMPSLLPAL
- a CDS encoding AbrB/MazE/SpoVT family DNA-binding domain-containing protein, with protein sequence MRITSKGQVTIPQEIRERCGLLPHTSVQFREENGRVVIEKATPSPSPGEDAIQRLRQARVRTRLSTEELLALTRGEDP